The Psychrobium sp. MM17-31 genome window below encodes:
- a CDS encoding FixH family protein — MNKVEPWYKQGWPWALIILPLIVVVACVIMLMIAIENKPDLVAEDYYKKGKAINVDLSRLDKAYRLALKFRLNVEGENIKLTQTFGEPQNAALKLRFIHRTQKAKDFELLLTANAAGEFEQTLNKPLEGKWTIQLESFDASWRIQTVDKFPTDIDTMLDSFANRM, encoded by the coding sequence GTGAACAAAGTAGAACCATGGTACAAACAAGGCTGGCCTTGGGCGTTAATCATCCTTCCTCTTATCGTTGTTGTCGCCTGTGTCATCATGTTAATGATAGCGATCGAAAACAAACCAGATCTCGTCGCCGAAGACTACTATAAAAAAGGTAAAGCGATTAATGTCGACCTTTCTCGCCTCGATAAAGCATATCGATTAGCGCTTAAGTTCCGTCTAAACGTTGAAGGTGAAAACATCAAACTTACTCAAACGTTTGGCGAGCCACAAAATGCAGCCCTCAAACTGCGTTTTATCCACCGTACCCAAAAAGCGAAAGACTTCGAGCTTCTATTAACTGCAAACGCTGCCGGCGAGTTTGAGCAAACGCTTAACAAGCCACTTGAAGGCAAGTGGACTATCCAATTAGAATCATTCGACGCCAGCTGGCGCATTCAAACCGTCGATAAGTTCCCAACAGATATCGACACTATGTTAGATTCATTCGCAAATAGAATGTAA
- a CDS encoding cbb3-type cytochrome c oxidase subunit 3 — MDYGTFRGIVTVGMLILFIGIYAWAYSSRRKKSFDEAANLVFADEQPKQKDKDQEKSTHE; from the coding sequence ATGGATTACGGTACATTTCGTGGCATCGTAACAGTGGGAATGCTGATTTTGTTTATCGGCATTTACGCTTGGGCTTACAGCTCACGACGCAAGAAAAGCTTTGATGAAGCAGCAAACCTAGTATTTGCTGATGAGCAACCAAAACAGAAAGATAAAGATCAGGAGAAGAGTACACATGAGTAA
- the ccoS gene encoding cbb3-type cytochrome oxidase assembly protein CcoS, with amino-acid sequence MNIILLLIPVAIGVVILACYLFIWAVKTDQFEDLDRQGSNILFDDDVKSGKDKPPQ; translated from the coding sequence ATGAACATTATTCTGCTCCTTATTCCCGTTGCTATTGGCGTGGTTATTCTTGCCTGTTATCTGTTTATTTGGGCAGTAAAAACAGACCAATTTGAAGATTTGGATCGTCAAGGCTCCAACATCCTGTTTGATGACGATGTAAAATCGGGCAAAGATAAGCCACCGCAATAG
- a CDS encoding sulfite exporter TauE/SafE family protein, translating into MANYDFWAALVVGLLSAGHCFGMCGGVVGAFSSNIPLHHRVSKAHRIQYVLSYNIGRIASYTLAGAFIGYSVSFFALKSSSVLYWLQFVAGLMLVLIGLYLLGVGNAVRKTELIGKHLWPRIAPFANKFIPFKSPLSAMPFGLVWGWLPCGLVYSTLTWSAASGSALNGALIMLGFGLGTLPAMISMGFFSEQLKKLLNNKVIRILCALVILGYGLVMMSKTLIPFII; encoded by the coding sequence TTGGCTAACTATGATTTTTGGGCTGCACTTGTCGTTGGGTTATTAAGTGCAGGCCATTGTTTTGGCATGTGTGGTGGCGTAGTAGGCGCTTTCTCGTCCAACATCCCTCTACACCATCGCGTGAGTAAAGCACATCGTATTCAATACGTGCTCAGCTACAACATCGGTCGTATAGCCAGCTATACGCTAGCAGGCGCGTTCATCGGTTACTCGGTGAGCTTCTTCGCGTTAAAATCATCATCGGTTCTCTATTGGCTACAATTTGTCGCTGGCCTGATGCTCGTCCTGATCGGGTTATATTTACTTGGCGTCGGTAATGCGGTGCGTAAGACTGAGCTCATCGGCAAACATTTATGGCCGCGTATCGCGCCATTTGCCAATAAATTTATTCCTTTTAAATCTCCCCTTTCAGCAATGCCATTCGGTTTAGTATGGGGCTGGTTACCTTGCGGACTGGTTTATAGCACGCTGACATGGTCTGCAGCATCTGGCTCAGCACTAAATGGCGCCTTGATCATGTTAGGCTTTGGTCTAGGTACACTACCGGCAATGATCTCAATGGGTTTTTTCTCTGAACAGCTCAAGAAGCTGTTAAATAATAAGGTAATCAGAATCTTATGTGCCTTGGTAATTCTTGGCTACGGCTTAGTGATGATGAGTAAAACCTTGATCCCTTTTATAATTTGA
- the ccoP gene encoding cytochrome-c oxidase, cbb3-type subunit III gives MSNFWSAWIIAGSLIVIFGCAYLLRMVIVDTMGEEGKEMSHKFDGIVEMNNPLPRWWTIMFVVSIIWGLGYFIVFGLGSYQGIIGWKSANKQVYSLADSKAQNAASRANNELVQYVNELDTADAVYGKTYAKYAAMSVDELMQDEEALKVGQRLFIQNCAQCHGSDARGQRGFPNLTDNDWLFGGSFDKIKETINDGRISTGMIAWKDALGGDEAVKDVVTYVRSLSGRSVNTKDAAAGKLKFGLCAGCHGIDGKGNQALGAPNLTDNIWLYGGSTAAITDSVAKGRAGVMPPWRDILGEDKVHVLSAYVYSLSNKK, from the coding sequence ATGAGTAACTTCTGGAGTGCTTGGATTATAGCCGGATCACTTATTGTTATCTTTGGCTGTGCATATTTATTACGCATGGTTATCGTTGACACTATGGGTGAAGAAGGCAAGGAAATGTCGCACAAGTTTGACGGCATTGTTGAAATGAACAACCCGCTTCCACGTTGGTGGACAATCATGTTCGTAGTGAGCATCATTTGGGGCTTAGGCTACTTCATCGTGTTTGGATTAGGTAGTTACCAAGGCATCATTGGTTGGAAGAGTGCGAATAAGCAAGTTTATTCACTTGCTGATTCTAAAGCGCAAAACGCAGCCTCTCGTGCCAATAACGAACTTGTTCAATACGTTAACGAATTAGACACTGCTGACGCCGTATACGGTAAAACTTATGCGAAATACGCAGCAATGTCTGTTGATGAGTTAATGCAAGACGAAGAAGCGTTAAAAGTTGGTCAACGTCTATTCATCCAAAACTGTGCCCAATGTCATGGTAGTGATGCACGTGGTCAACGCGGCTTCCCTAACCTAACTGACAACGATTGGTTATTCGGCGGTAGCTTTGACAAGATCAAAGAGACTATCAATGACGGTCGTATCAGCACTGGTATGATTGCATGGAAAGACGCGCTAGGCGGTGACGAAGCGGTTAAAGACGTAGTAACTTATGTACGTAGCCTAAGTGGTCGTAGTGTAAACACTAAAGACGCAGCGGCCGGTAAACTTAAGTTTGGTCTGTGTGCTGGTTGTCACGGCATCGACGGTAAAGGTAACCAAGCGCTTGGTGCACCTAACCTAACTGATAACATCTGGTTATACGGCGGTTCTACTGCTGCTATCACTGACTCAGTTGCTAAAGGTCGTGCTGGTGTAATGCCACCTTGGAGAGATATCCTTGGTGAAGACAAGGTTCACGTATTATCTGCATACGTATACAGCCTGTCTAACAAAAAATAG
- a CDS encoding heavy metal translocating P-type ATPase codes for MTHHHDCFHCGEEIPTDFEQSVTIDNKPQPMCCIGCAAVAQTIVDNGLTGYYRHRTEKGVKGAELVPEELRTLQSYDLTEIEQEFTVESGDVKEVILTVENVTCAACAWLIERKLATIDGIIQSSVNTSSARLSIKWQHKILKLSDILLALAEIGYKAYPFKADVAEENEVASAKAYLRRVTISGLATMQIMMFAMATYVDMPGESSTLTEGFSDYFRYVSLLFALPVVFYASLPFYKNAFSALLAKRLNMDVPVSIAILLSFFASAYATLTDQGEVYFESICMFAFFLLLGRHLEQSAKRKAAQSSSNLLKLIPSTASLMEGDDISSVPAKTLKKGQRVLVKPGEVIPCDGVIATGKSHCNEAVLTGEQLPVAKNVGDWVFASTINNDQTLEVIVKEERGGQLITKIIDLQEKASNDKPKLATIADTLSSYVVIGILLLAAATYIGWYFIEPSHALWYSLAVLVATCPCALSLATPSAYTAATTKLQQFGLLAKQGKTLDTLTQINHICFDKTGTLTTGEFSVDKVILADTSFSQEAILELVSAIELQSNHPIAQAFSQYDSSTNTVKDLQTVQGGGLSANVNESVVRIGSQNFVCQEKALPQIFAEHVSPSHSVVIFVSINTQCVAKIELSDSIRVESKQLVTALHAQGIETTMLTGDSSDNAKFVAQQLGIKHLRQGQSPQDKLNYLKNTQQNNTIVAMFGDGVNDAPVLSQAHLSFAMGTGADIAKSSADIVILHNDLAAISKAIELAKRTKRVIKQNFVWALGYNLTAVPFAVAGWLPPWAAAIGMSLSSIIVVVNSLRLLKVK; via the coding sequence ATGACACATCATCACGATTGTTTCCACTGTGGGGAGGAGATCCCCACAGACTTTGAGCAGTCCGTAACCATCGACAATAAACCACAGCCAATGTGCTGTATCGGTTGTGCTGCCGTAGCTCAAACCATTGTCGATAATGGATTAACGGGTTACTACCGCCATCGTACTGAAAAAGGTGTTAAAGGCGCAGAGCTGGTGCCGGAAGAACTGCGGACACTCCAATCCTATGATCTGACTGAAATCGAGCAAGAATTTACCGTTGAAAGTGGAGATGTAAAAGAAGTCATTCTTACCGTCGAAAATGTTACCTGTGCAGCTTGTGCATGGTTAATCGAACGTAAACTGGCGACTATTGACGGCATTATCCAATCGAGCGTAAATACGTCGAGTGCTCGCTTAAGTATCAAGTGGCAACACAAAATCCTTAAGCTATCGGATATCTTGTTGGCCCTTGCTGAAATTGGCTATAAGGCCTACCCGTTTAAAGCAGACGTCGCTGAAGAAAATGAAGTTGCCAGCGCTAAAGCCTATCTGCGCCGGGTTACCATTTCCGGCCTAGCCACGATGCAAATAATGATGTTTGCTATGGCGACCTATGTCGATATGCCAGGTGAAAGTAGCACATTAACTGAGGGCTTTAGCGACTATTTTCGCTATGTGAGTTTGCTCTTTGCTCTCCCCGTTGTCTTTTATGCAAGTTTGCCTTTCTACAAGAATGCTTTTAGCGCCCTTTTAGCAAAACGGCTTAACATGGACGTTCCTGTCTCCATTGCTATTTTGTTGTCATTTTTCGCCAGTGCTTATGCAACTCTAACCGATCAAGGTGAAGTTTACTTCGAGTCAATTTGTATGTTTGCGTTCTTTTTGTTGCTTGGTCGCCATCTAGAGCAATCAGCGAAACGAAAAGCAGCGCAATCGAGCTCTAACTTACTCAAACTCATTCCGTCTACTGCAAGTTTGATGGAGGGCGATGACATTTCTAGCGTGCCAGCAAAAACTCTTAAGAAAGGTCAACGAGTGTTGGTTAAGCCCGGCGAAGTGATTCCATGTGATGGCGTCATCGCGACAGGTAAAAGTCACTGTAATGAAGCGGTATTAACGGGTGAACAACTGCCAGTCGCAAAGAACGTTGGTGATTGGGTATTTGCCAGTACCATCAATAACGATCAGACGCTTGAAGTGATTGTTAAGGAAGAACGTGGCGGCCAATTAATCACCAAGATAATTGACCTACAAGAAAAAGCGTCGAATGATAAACCTAAGCTAGCGACTATTGCTGATACGCTTTCAAGCTACGTCGTTATTGGTATTCTGCTGCTTGCTGCTGCGACTTACATTGGCTGGTATTTTATTGAACCAAGTCATGCGCTTTGGTATTCACTCGCCGTCTTAGTTGCTACCTGCCCTTGTGCACTTAGTTTGGCAACGCCTTCAGCCTATACCGCTGCAACCACCAAACTACAGCAGTTCGGGTTATTGGCTAAACAAGGTAAGACCTTAGACACGCTAACCCAAATCAACCATATCTGTTTTGACAAAACAGGGACGCTAACCACTGGTGAGTTTTCCGTTGATAAAGTGATTTTGGCGGATACATCATTTTCGCAAGAAGCAATCCTTGAGCTTGTTAGCGCAATCGAGCTCCAGTCTAACCACCCTATCGCGCAAGCATTTAGTCAATATGATAGCAGTACTAATACTGTAAAAGACTTGCAAACAGTACAAGGTGGTGGCTTGAGTGCCAATGTCAATGAATCTGTTGTTAGGATTGGTAGTCAGAATTTCGTTTGCCAAGAAAAAGCCTTACCTCAAATTTTTGCTGAGCACGTGAGTCCAAGCCACAGCGTCGTCATTTTTGTTAGCATTAACACACAATGCGTTGCCAAAATTGAGTTAAGTGACAGTATCCGTGTTGAAAGTAAACAATTGGTGACTGCACTTCACGCCCAAGGCATAGAAACAACTATGCTCACAGGAGATAGCTCAGATAATGCGAAGTTTGTCGCGCAGCAACTTGGAATTAAGCATCTACGCCAAGGGCAATCGCCGCAAGACAAGCTTAATTACCTTAAGAATACTCAGCAAAACAATACTATCGTGGCAATGTTTGGCGATGGCGTTAACGACGCACCAGTACTTAGTCAGGCTCATCTGTCATTTGCGATGGGAACTGGCGCCGATATTGCCAAATCTTCGGCTGATATTGTAATCTTGCACAATGATTTAGCAGCGATTAGCAAAGCGATTGAACTCGCTAAACGTACCAAGCGCGTTATAAAACAAAACTTCGTTTGGGCACTGGGTTACAATCTAACCGCTGTTCCTTTTGCGGTTGCCGGTTGGCTTCCACCTTGGGCGGCAGCGATTGGAATGTCCCTAAGCTCTATTATCGTCGTGGTGAATTCACTGCGATTATTAAAGGTAAAATAA